TCCGGCCCGAGTGATCCGGACGAACGCGTTGTCGTTGCTCCACCTGCTGGACTGGATGCGCCCGGGGGAGCGGCTGTTCTTCGCGTCCACCAGCGAGGTGTACGCGGGCGGGGTCAGCGCCGGCGTCGTACCGGTGCCGACGGCGGAATCGGTGCCCCTGATGATCAGCGACATCACCGCGCCACGGTTCGCGTACGCCGCGAGCAAACTGTTCGGCGAGGCCGCCGTACTGCACACCGCGCCGGCAACCGGGATTCCGTTCGTCATCGGCCGTTTCCACAACGTGTACGGGCCCCGGATGGGCGCGGACCACGTCATCCCCGAACTGGCGTTGCGCGCGCTGCGCAAGGAGGACCCGTTCAAGCTCTACGGCGCGGACCAGTCCCGGGCGTTCTGTCACGTCGACGATGCCGTCGAGGCGATGATCCGCCTGATGGACAGCGACGACGCGATCGGCCAGATCGTCCACATCGGCAACGACGCGGAGGAAATCGCGATCGGAGCCCTCGCCGAGCTGATCCTGCGCGTCGCGGGACACCACCCCCGTACGGACCTGCTCCCCGCCCCCCGCGGCTCCGTCGCCCGCCGCTGCCCCGACCTGACCCTCCTCCGCAAGCTCACCGGCTACGAACCATCCGTCCCACTGGAAGCCGGCGTACGCCGAACCTTCGACTGGTACCGCGATCGAGGCGCGTAATGGACATCCTCATCCTCACCCACGGCACCCGCGGCGACGTCCAGCCCTTCGTGGCCCTCGCGGCAGCGCTGACCAGAGCAGGACACTCCGCGCGGCTCGGCGGCCCCGCGGCATCGGCCGGCCTGGCGGAGTCGTACGGCGTCAAGTTCGTACCGCTCGCGGACGGTCCGAACGAGCTGTACGGCGATGAGGCCATCCGCGAAGTGCTCGAAACCAACTATCGGGGTCTGCGTGGGAAGCGGCTGGCGATGACGGTGGCACACCGGTACCGCAACAAGATGGACGCGGTACTGGACGACATCGCGGACATCGCCCAGGAGGGGACGGACGTCATCGTGCACGACATCGTCCTCCCGGGGCGTCAGCTGGGCGAGTGGCTCGGCATTCCGACCGTACGCGTGTGCATGCAGCCGTTCTGGATCGCGACGAGCGCGTTTCCCAACCCGATGCACGCGTTGCCGCTGCCTGCCGCGTTCAATCGGTTCACGTACCTGACGACGAACATCTGGTACCAGATCCTTGCCGGGCACACACGAAGGTGGCGGACCCGGAAACTGGGCCTCGACCGGCGAGGCGGTTACCTGGACGCCATCCGGATGCCGGGAGGTGGGACCACGCCGGTGCTGCAAGCCTTCAGCGCACATCTGCTTACTCCGCCGCCCGACGACTATCCGTCGTGGGTCCACACGACCGGTCCCTGGCTCCTGCCCGCACCGCCCGGCTGGACGCCGTCCGAGGAACTGCAGAGCTTCCTCGCCGGCGACGGTCCGACCGTGTACGTCGGCTTCGGCAGTATGGCTGGGCTGGACCCGGCCCGAACCGGGCAGATCATCAGCGAGGCGGTGCGGCTGGCCGAAGTACGCGCCGTACTCGGAACCGGCTGGGGTGGCATCGGTGCGAGCCCGGACCGCGACGACATCCTGCCGGTCGCCGAAGTGCCGCACGGCTGGCTGTTCGATCAGGTGACGGCAGTCGTGCACCACGGTGGTAGCGGTACGTCCGCCGCGGCGCTGGCGGCCGGCCGGCCGCAGGTGGTGTGCCCCTTCGTACTGGATCAGCCGTTCTTCGGCCGGCGGATTCACGAGCTCGGCGCGGCTCCCGCGCCGCTGCCACAGCGTGAGCTGGACGCGGCGAAGCTCGCGGCCGCCATCACGGCCGCGGTCGAAGATCGGACGATGGCGTCGGCCGCCCAGGCGGTCAAAGCGCGCATCCTGGCCGAGGGCCGCCTCGACCAGGCCGTGGAGCTGATCGAGCAGGCGGCGGAGTCTCACCGGCCGAACGTCCGGTACCTGCGTTCCGGATGAGACGCCTAGCTGAACTGAGGATCCTCGAACGAGAGCCCGGCCCGGTACACGGTGCGCTCGTCGAACATCCGGCCGATGATCTGCAACCCGGTCGGCAGTTCGTTGTCGCCCGGGCCGGAGGGCACGGTCAGAGCGGGATGGCCGGTCAGGTTCGCCGGAGTCGTATTGGTCATCGCCCGGACATAGTCGGCGAGCAGGAACTCGTCGGTCCCCAGCTCGTCGAGTAGCTCCGGGCCCGTTGGCGTGGTCGGCGTGATCAGCAGATCGACCTCGTCCAGACGGTGCTCGACCTGCCGGCGAAGCTCGAGCCGCAGGTTCTGCGCTTTCCCGAACGGCACTCCGAGCCGGGTCTCCTGGATGTACTCGTAGGCGGCCGGAAGGATGGACGCCAGCCAGGGCACCTCGCGCTCACCGCGCCGGTACTGGCCGGCGACGGTGGCGAGCCGGTCCACGTCGATGCGGCCGAGATGTCCGTACCCCTGGCCGTTCGAGCCGGCCATCGCCATCAGGCCCGAGGTGAGGACCGCGAACCAGATGACCGCGCTGTCGGACCAGAGCGGAATCGAGACCGGCTCGACCTTCGCGCCGAGGTCACGCAGCCGCTCACAGGCCCGTTCGAACGCCTCGAGCGTGCCGGCCGTGCAGCCGACGGGATCCAGCGCTTCCTCGACCACCCCGATGCGCAGGTCCGCGATTCCCTCACCGGGCGTGCCGGTGTACCGCGCGCGCACCGGAGCCGTCCAGGTGCAGTGCGGATCGCGCCAGTCCGCACCTGCCAGCACCTCCAGCAACGCGGCATTGGCGGCGACGGTCGTGGTCATCGGTCCGATGTGGTCAAGAGTGTGGTCCCAGTACGCCAGGCCGTAGGTGGGGACCAGGCCGTGCGTGGGTTTCATGCCGACGATCCCGCAGTACGCCGCCGGGTTGCGCACGCTGCCGCCCTGATCGACACCGATCGCCGCGTCGACCAGCCCGGTCACGACAGCCACCGCCGAACCGGCCGACGACGCTCCGGCCGAGAACCGGGGATCGTGCGGGTTGCGCGGAATGCCGAAGACCGGATCGCTGGGGCTGATGGAGGTCTTGGCGGTGATCCGCGCCCCCGCGTCCAGCAGCCGCTCCACCACCGCGGCATCGCCGCTCGG
The genomic region above belongs to Kribbella solani and contains:
- a CDS encoding amidase family protein; protein product: MIGKPVGLAEFLRVFDRVEELGQPAVELRYPRRGPGRRPRGAEDPYHAITRWCEVLGAAEGPLAGLRVGVKDNIAVAGVPMTEGLAPALSTVPSGDAAVVERLLDAGARITAKTSISPSDPVFGIPRNPHDPRFSAGASSAGSAVAVVTGLVDAAIGVDQGGSVRNPAAYCGIVGMKPTHGLVPTYGLAYWDHTLDHIGPMTTTVAANAALLEVLAGADWRDPHCTWTAPVRARYTGTPGEGIADLRIGVVEEALDPVGCTAGTLEAFERACERLRDLGAKVEPVSIPLWSDSAVIWFAVLTSGLMAMAGSNGQGYGHLGRIDVDRLATVAGQYRRGEREVPWLASILPAAYEYIQETRLGVPFGKAQNLRLELRRQVEHRLDEVDLLITPTTPTGPELLDELGTDEFLLADYVRAMTNTTPANLTGHPALTVPSGPGDNELPTGLQIIGRMFDERTVYRAGLSFEDPQFS
- a CDS encoding glycosyltransferase; this encodes MDILILTHGTRGDVQPFVALAAALTRAGHSARLGGPAASAGLAESYGVKFVPLADGPNELYGDEAIREVLETNYRGLRGKRLAMTVAHRYRNKMDAVLDDIADIAQEGTDVIVHDIVLPGRQLGEWLGIPTVRVCMQPFWIATSAFPNPMHALPLPAAFNRFTYLTTNIWYQILAGHTRRWRTRKLGLDRRGGYLDAIRMPGGGTTPVLQAFSAHLLTPPPDDYPSWVHTTGPWLLPAPPGWTPSEELQSFLAGDGPTVYVGFGSMAGLDPARTGQIISEAVRLAEVRAVLGTGWGGIGASPDRDDILPVAEVPHGWLFDQVTAVVHHGGSGTSAAALAAGRPQVVCPFVLDQPFFGRRIHELGAAPAPLPQRELDAAKLAAAITAAVEDRTMASAAQAVKARILAEGRLDQAVELIEQAAESHRPNVRYLRSG
- a CDS encoding NAD-dependent epimerase/dehydratase family protein, encoding MRVLVLGGAGFIGLHLTRRLVAEGNEVTIVDDFSRGHTDHDVTALGVPVVHADLTDPAALRDLPRPWDQIYMLAAVVGVRNVESDPARVIRTNALSLLHLLDWMRPGERLFFASTSEVYAGGVSAGVVPVPTAESVPLMISDITAPRFAYAASKLFGEAAVLHTAPATGIPFVIGRFHNVYGPRMGADHVIPELALRALRKEDPFKLYGADQSRAFCHVDDAVEAMIRLMDSDDAIGQIVHIGNDAEEIAIGALAELILRVAGHHPRTDLLPAPRGSVARRCPDLTLLRKLTGYEPSVPLEAGVRRTFDWYRDRGA